A window of the Nibribacter ruber genome harbors these coding sequences:
- the recA gene encoding recombinase RecA: MSVNTEKLKALQLTIDKLDKTYGKGTVMKLNDTNVVDIPAISTGSLGLDIALGIGGLPRGRVVEIYGPESSGKTTLTMHCIAEAQKKGGIAAFIDAEHAFDKSYAEKLGIDTENLLIAQPDNGEQALEIADHLISSGAIDIIVIDSVAALVPKGELEGDMGESKMGLQARLMSQALRKLTGTINKTGCCCIFINQLREKIGVMFGNPETTTGGNALKFYASVRLDIRRIGQIKEGADNITGNRTKVKVVKNKVAPPFKVVEFDIMYGQGISKVGEILDLGVELNIIQKSGSWFSYDGNRLGQGRDAVKQLLLDNEELMQEIEVKIRAMVNGEPEKVAAALEDTSAE; encoded by the coding sequence ATGAGTGTAAACACCGAAAAATTGAAAGCGCTCCAACTTACCATCGACAAGCTGGACAAAACCTACGGAAAAGGGACTGTCATGAAGCTGAACGATACCAATGTAGTGGACATACCGGCTATTTCTACCGGCTCCCTGGGATTGGACATTGCGTTGGGCATTGGAGGTCTTCCACGCGGTAGAGTGGTTGAAATCTACGGACCAGAGTCTTCTGGTAAAACCACGCTCACCATGCACTGCATTGCCGAAGCTCAAAAGAAAGGCGGTATTGCCGCGTTCATTGACGCCGAGCACGCTTTTGACAAATCCTACGCTGAGAAGCTAGGCATTGATACTGAAAACCTTCTCATTGCCCAGCCAGACAATGGTGAGCAGGCCCTTGAGATTGCAGACCACTTGATCAGCTCTGGTGCCATTGACATCATTGTGATTGACTCTGTGGCCGCGCTGGTGCCTAAAGGCGAATTAGAAGGTGACATGGGCGAGAGCAAGATGGGTCTTCAGGCTCGTTTGATGTCTCAGGCGCTTCGTAAATTGACGGGTACCATCAACAAAACCGGCTGCTGCTGTATCTTCATCAACCAGTTGCGTGAGAAGATTGGTGTGATGTTCGGTAACCCAGAGACTACCACGGGTGGTAACGCCCTTAAGTTCTACGCCTCAGTACGTCTGGACATCCGCAGAATTGGTCAGATCAAAGAGGGTGCAGACAACATCACTGGTAACCGCACCAAGGTGAAGGTGGTGAAAAACAAAGTAGCGCCTCCGTTCAAAGTGGTGGAGTTTGACATCATGTACGGCCAGGGTATCTCTAAAGTAGGCGAGATTCTGGATCTGGGCGTGGAGTTGAACATCATCCAGAAGTCTGGTTCTTGGTTCTCTTATGACGGTAACAGACTAGGCCAGGGCCGTGACGCTGTTAAGCAACTGTTATTGGACAACGAAGAGTTGATGCAAGAGATTGAGGTCAAGATCAGAGCCATGGTCAACGGTGAGCCAGAGAAAGTGGCCGCCGCCCTGGAAGACACCTCAGCTGAATAA
- a CDS encoding GNAT family N-acetyltransferase, whose amino-acid sequence MRQHITSYVSSFHLTTARLLLRPYHLEEAQVFWNLLEANKARLLSDFPDRTSSVTNLEEAVSRIKMLEYQRRTGDLYSFGIWRQQDRQYIGDITLRRLARGKKVAEVGYYIDIDAEGQGYISEAMHALLEYAFEVLHLEAVNLRCAKENQRSQKVAERNGFTKTGEFVPYLSTLSDAPARPLFTYKITRKEFPGHSR is encoded by the coding sequence ATGCGGCAGCACATTACCTCTTACGTTTCTTCCTTTCACCTCACCACGGCCCGGCTGTTGCTGCGCCCCTACCATCTGGAAGAGGCCCAAGTCTTCTGGAACCTGCTGGAAGCCAACAAGGCGAGGCTGTTATCAGACTTCCCGGACCGCACCTCTTCTGTGACCAACCTGGAGGAAGCCGTAAGCCGCATAAAAATGCTGGAATACCAGCGCCGCACCGGTGACCTTTATAGCTTTGGCATCTGGCGCCAGCAAGACCGCCAGTACATTGGGGACATTACCCTGAGACGGCTGGCGCGCGGCAAAAAAGTAGCGGAAGTGGGGTATTACATTGATATAGACGCCGAGGGACAAGGCTACATCTCTGAGGCCATGCACGCACTGCTGGAATATGCCTTTGAAGTCCTGCACCTGGAAGCCGTGAACCTGCGCTGCGCCAAGGAAAACCAGCGCAGCCAAAAAGTGGCCGAGCGCAACGGGTTTACCAAAACCGGTGAGTTTGTGCCTTACCTGTCCACTCTCTCTGATGCCCCGGCGCGGCCTCTCTTCACCTACAAGATCACCCGCAAAGAATTTCCAGGTCACTCCAGGTAA
- a CDS encoding AAA family ATPase — MPFASDKEAADALHNAYRRLTSEISQTIIGQEEVVKLVLTAVFCQGHCLLVGVPGLAKTLLIHTIASSLDMSFNRVQFTPDLMPSDILGSETLDQNRNFQFVKGPVFANIVLADEINRTPPKTQAALLEAMQEYSVTVAGHHYKLPRPFFVLATQNPIEQEGTYPLPEAQLDRFMFHVALSYPSYASELQIVKNTTGDRNYQPQVILTSEEIVEFQQLVRRVPVTDNVVEYAVKLVHQTRPDSDMAAEQAKQYLEWGAGPRASQHLIMGAKCNALLNGKYSPDIEDVKAVAVPILRHRLVRNFKAEAQGITVEQIVKELL, encoded by the coding sequence ATGCCATTTGCCTCTGACAAAGAAGCCGCTGACGCGCTACACAACGCCTACAGGCGCCTTACCTCTGAAATCTCCCAAACCATCATTGGACAGGAGGAGGTAGTGAAACTAGTGCTCACCGCAGTCTTTTGTCAGGGGCATTGTCTTTTGGTGGGCGTACCGGGCTTGGCCAAGACCCTGCTCATCCATACCATCGCTTCGTCTCTGGACATGTCCTTTAACCGGGTACAGTTCACGCCAGACTTGATGCCCTCAGACATTCTGGGCTCTGAGACCCTGGACCAGAACCGCAACTTTCAGTTTGTGAAAGGCCCCGTGTTTGCCAACATAGTGCTGGCAGATGAGATTAACCGCACCCCTCCCAAAACCCAGGCCGCGCTCTTAGAGGCCATGCAGGAATACTCCGTAACGGTGGCCGGCCATCATTACAAACTCCCGCGCCCGTTCTTTGTGCTGGCAACCCAAAACCCCATTGAACAGGAAGGAACCTATCCTTTACCCGAGGCCCAGCTGGACCGTTTCATGTTTCACGTGGCGTTGAGCTATCCTAGCTACGCCTCAGAGTTGCAGATCGTCAAGAACACTACCGGGGATCGTAATTATCAACCGCAGGTTATTCTCACCTCTGAGGAGATTGTAGAGTTCCAGCAGTTGGTGCGCCGCGTGCCCGTGACAGACAATGTGGTAGAATACGCCGTGAAACTGGTGCACCAAACCCGGCCAGACTCAGACATGGCCGCTGAGCAGGCCAAACAATACCTGGAGTGGGGCGCAGGTCCCAGAGCTTCGCAGCACCTGATCATGGGCGCTAAGTGCAACGCCCTGCTCAACGGTAAATACTCGCCAGACATTGAAGACGTGAAAGCCGTGGCGGTGCCCATTTTAAGACACCGGCTGGTGCGCAACTTTAAGGCAGAGGCCCAGGGCATTACCGTAGAGCAGATAGTCAAAGAACTTTTGTAA
- a CDS encoding peptidylprolyl isomerase translates to MRASSFYLGLSAFLLYSCSSPKKANEPAVLTIGPEAVPVSEFAYVYEKNNGNSDSAYSQASVQEYLDLYTNFKLKVAEARSRGLDTTQAFKTELGGYKEQLAQPYLTEKSVTDQLVREAYERSKKEINASHILVAVDSEADPKDTLAAFQRISDLRQQVLNGASFENLARTKSDDPSARENGGQLGYFTALQMVYPFENAAYNTAKGQVSEPVRTRFGYHIIKVNDIRPAQGEIKVAHIMVRATQGMPKADSLVAKKKIDEIYRRVQRKEDWNKLASQFSEDAASAEEGGELPWFGTGRMIPSFEEAAFALPQPGAITPPVQTPYGWHIIQLLERKQLPTYEEMEQSLRNRIAKDSRSELNKAAFLRRIRTENQFQEVAANKELALRLADSTLLAGNWQYKEPAEPKNVGSATLFTIKGQPYTVSQFGKYVEENQKPKQNASLAHSMNLLYDKFVETSLLNYERDHLEEKHQDFKMLVNEYHDGILLFQLMEEKVWTKAMEDTVGLRNFFEQNRSKYMWSPRAQATILSAATPEILAQAQKQLAEGRFLSLRHKQPDLAFAFNNDNLSAASLAQLDQLANLLQADTALTIELTGSLDARETTNRSNASLAARRANAVKNYLVKKGVNEEAIQLVPNADRPSNARNARRVAIRVYSTDLQTLADQYNQSNPLALQVMSRKFQKGENKALDQVNWQPGTYTTTVDGRSVLVKIDQIEPAGPKALNETRGAVISDYQNYLEKEWVKELRQKYPVSVNQAEVEKLIKK, encoded by the coding sequence ATGCGAGCTTCTTCTTTCTACCTGGGCCTGAGCGCCTTTCTTCTGTACAGTTGTTCTTCCCCTAAAAAGGCCAATGAGCCGGCTGTGCTCACCATTGGCCCAGAGGCAGTTCCTGTTTCTGAATTTGCCTATGTGTATGAGAAAAACAACGGCAACTCAGACAGCGCCTATTCCCAGGCCAGCGTGCAGGAGTACCTGGACCTGTACACCAACTTCAAACTGAAAGTAGCTGAAGCCAGAAGCCGCGGCCTGGACACCACCCAAGCCTTCAAGACGGAGCTAGGCGGCTACAAAGAACAACTGGCCCAACCCTACCTCACTGAGAAAAGCGTCACGGACCAGTTGGTGCGCGAAGCCTACGAGCGCTCTAAAAAAGAAATCAACGCCTCTCACATTCTGGTGGCAGTAGACAGCGAGGCAGACCCCAAAGACACACTGGCCGCTTTCCAACGAATTTCTGACCTACGCCAGCAGGTGCTGAACGGCGCTTCTTTTGAGAACCTGGCCAGAACAAAGTCAGATGATCCGTCTGCCCGGGAGAACGGCGGACAGCTTGGCTACTTTACGGCCCTGCAGATGGTGTACCCGTTTGAGAATGCCGCCTACAACACCGCTAAAGGCCAGGTCTCTGAGCCCGTGAGAACCCGCTTTGGCTACCACATCATCAAAGTAAATGACATCCGCCCGGCCCAAGGCGAAATAAAAGTGGCCCACATCATGGTACGCGCCACGCAGGGCATGCCCAAGGCAGACTCTCTGGTAGCCAAAAAGAAGATAGACGAGATTTACCGACGCGTGCAGCGCAAAGAAGACTGGAACAAACTAGCCTCTCAGTTCTCTGAAGACGCCGCCTCTGCCGAGGAAGGCGGAGAACTGCCTTGGTTTGGCACCGGCCGCATGATTCCTTCTTTTGAGGAAGCCGCCTTTGCCCTGCCTCAGCCGGGCGCCATCACCCCTCCGGTTCAGACGCCCTACGGCTGGCACATCATCCAATTACTGGAGCGCAAGCAATTGCCCACTTATGAGGAGATGGAACAGTCTCTGCGTAACCGTATTGCCAAAGACTCCCGCTCAGAATTGAACAAAGCGGCCTTCCTGCGCCGCATAAGAACAGAAAACCAGTTTCAGGAAGTTGCCGCCAACAAAGAGCTGGCCCTGCGTCTGGCAGACTCTACCCTATTGGCGGGCAACTGGCAGTACAAAGAGCCTGCTGAGCCTAAAAACGTCGGTTCTGCCACCCTGTTTACCATCAAAGGCCAGCCGTACACAGTAAGCCAGTTTGGCAAGTACGTAGAGGAAAACCAGAAACCAAAGCAGAACGCTTCTCTGGCCCATTCTATGAACCTGTTGTATGACAAGTTTGTGGAGACCAGCCTGCTGAACTATGAGCGCGACCACTTAGAGGAAAAACACCAGGACTTTAAGATGCTGGTAAATGAGTACCATGACGGCATTCTGTTGTTTCAGCTGATGGAAGAGAAGGTATGGACCAAGGCCATGGAAGACACGGTAGGCTTGCGCAACTTCTTTGAGCAGAACCGCAGCAAATACATGTGGAGTCCTCGTGCCCAAGCCACCATCTTAAGCGCAGCCACTCCTGAGATTTTAGCACAAGCCCAGAAACAACTAGCAGAAGGTAGATTCCTGTCCTTGCGCCATAAGCAGCCAGACCTGGCCTTTGCGTTCAACAATGACAATCTTTCTGCCGCATCTTTGGCCCAACTGGATCAATTGGCCAACCTGTTGCAGGCAGACACCGCCTTAACCATTGAACTGACTGGCTCCTTAGATGCCAGAGAGACCACCAACAGAAGCAACGCTTCCTTGGCCGCCAGAAGAGCCAATGCCGTGAAGAACTACCTGGTAAAGAAAGGCGTGAATGAAGAAGCCATCCAGTTAGTGCCCAATGCTGACCGTCCTTCCAATGCGCGCAACGCCCGCCGCGTGGCCATACGTGTCTACTCTACAGATTTGCAGACCTTAGCCGACCAGTACAACCAGAGCAACCCGCTGGCCCTGCAAGTAATGTCCCGCAAGTTCCAGAAAGGCGAGAACAAGGCCTTGGATCAGGTAAACTGGCAGCCTGGCACCTACACCACTACCGTTGACGGCAGATCTGTGCTGGTGAAGATTGACCAAATAGAACCCGCCGGCCCTAAAGCCTTGAATGAAACCCGCGGGGCGGTCATCTCAGACTACCAGAACTATCTGGAGAAAGAATGGGTGAAGGAACTACGCCAGAAATACCCGGTAAGCGTGAACCAGGCAGAGGTAGAGAAGCTCATTAAGAAGTAA
- a CDS encoding DUF2391 family protein, protein MQQKPIADSLQEYGRGVIGGLIFSLPVLFTMEVWWSSYRTSPLLLLLNVALTYALLLGYNAYAGLRESASWKEVAIDSVEELGIGLVLAFLFLLLLGLIDFDTMSLERIVYMVITEALTVAIGVSIGTAQLGTSGTGEEVGVGMQEDPGQKVKKGSSTLELVVLSVCAGMLLASNIAPTDEVFVLATTIKPALILGILLVSLVLNGTILFYIGFRGAYETPANQRPNLMEVVWNVSITYGTAFCVSAGALWFYGRFEGAGLLTCVQMTVILSLVASLGASAGRLLFDQEIDQDVSKNEKNEKEPA, encoded by the coding sequence ATGCAGCAGAAGCCCATAGCAGATTCATTACAGGAGTACGGACGCGGGGTGATAGGCGGGCTCATTTTCAGCTTGCCTGTGCTCTTCACCATGGAAGTGTGGTGGAGCAGTTACCGCACCTCTCCCTTGCTGCTGCTCTTGAACGTAGCCCTCACCTATGCCTTGCTGTTGGGCTACAACGCCTACGCCGGCCTGCGGGAGAGCGCCTCCTGGAAAGAAGTGGCCATTGACTCTGTGGAGGAACTAGGGATTGGGTTGGTGCTCGCTTTTTTGTTTCTGCTGCTGCTGGGCCTTATTGACTTTGACACCATGTCTCTGGAGCGGATTGTTTACATGGTCATTACCGAAGCCCTCACGGTGGCCATTGGTGTTTCCATTGGCACGGCACAGCTGGGAACGTCCGGCACCGGCGAAGAAGTGGGAGTGGGCATGCAGGAGGATCCCGGCCAGAAGGTGAAAAAGGGCTCCTCTACCCTGGAATTGGTGGTGCTTTCTGTCTGCGCAGGCATGCTGTTGGCTTCTAACATTGCGCCCACAGACGAGGTGTTTGTGCTGGCCACTACCATCAAGCCTGCCTTGATTCTGGGCATCTTGCTGGTGTCTTTGGTCTTAAACGGGACAATCCTTTTCTACATAGGCTTCAGGGGCGCGTATGAAACGCCCGCCAACCAGAGACCTAATCTCATGGAGGTAGTCTGGAACGTGAGCATTACTTATGGGACCGCCTTCTGCGTATCGGCGGGGGCTTTGTGGTTTTATGGCCGGTTTGAGGGGGCTGGGTTGCTCACCTGCGTGCAAATGACCGTGATTTTAAGCTTAGTGGCTTCTTTGGGGGCTTCGGCGGGCAGGCTTTTGTTTGACCAGGAAATAGACCAGGACGTTTCTAAAAACGAAAAAAATGAAAAAGAACCTGCTTGA
- a CDS encoding FAD/NAD(P)-binding protein, whose protein sequence is MHRKTIAIIGGGFSGTMVAVHLLRQNRQPVEVLLFNSGYPTGKGVAYAPSSDAFLLNVPAGRMSAFPDQPTHFVDWLATQPAYQLLTSEEIAATFVPRALYGAYLEALLQQTQEQHQQTFRVINERANHLTTTKNLLQETYHLQVESGRPFSVDQVVLALGNFKPAPLRCLSPTDIEALTPPLYVADPWQPDTLKGLPSIASVVLLGTGLTTIDTLQALQQQGFQGEVVAVSTHGYLPRPYLSGRADTGFGDRLAQAPTLLDMVRLFNQTLKANQGQGWEEMVNGIRPHTHALWQRLTLAEQRTFLSRLSSLWGVVRHRLPPEVYASLQEMQQKGQLQVLAGRVQSLTVEKGRLAVAVQPRSGQPRITLLADRVINCTGPQLTYPALQDPLVQSILQQGLALAHPLQMGLQTDGMGSLLQNDGTPSQGLFTLGSSRRGSLWESNAVAELREQAHQLAHHMSQPFSGYFLENRPKTEPTASV, encoded by the coding sequence ATGCACCGCAAGACCATTGCTATTATTGGAGGAGGGTTCAGTGGCACCATGGTAGCCGTCCATCTGCTCAGGCAAAACCGGCAGCCGGTAGAAGTACTCCTATTCAACAGTGGCTATCCAACGGGCAAAGGAGTGGCCTATGCGCCCAGCTCAGACGCCTTCCTGCTCAATGTGCCGGCGGGGCGCATGAGCGCTTTCCCAGACCAACCCACGCATTTTGTAGACTGGCTGGCCACACAACCAGCATACCAGCTCCTAACTTCAGAAGAAATAGCCGCCACCTTTGTACCCCGCGCATTGTACGGTGCCTACTTAGAAGCTCTTCTGCAACAGACCCAGGAACAGCACCAACAGACGTTTCGGGTAATCAATGAAAGGGCTAATCATCTTACCACTACCAAAAACCTTCTGCAGGAAACCTATCACCTACAGGTAGAAAGCGGCCGGCCTTTTTCTGTGGACCAGGTGGTCTTGGCCCTCGGCAATTTCAAGCCGGCCCCACTGCGGTGCCTTTCTCCTACAGATATAGAGGCCTTGACTCCACCATTGTACGTGGCAGACCCATGGCAGCCAGACACGCTCAAAGGATTGCCGTCTATAGCCAGCGTGGTTTTACTAGGAACCGGCCTTACCACCATAGACACGCTCCAAGCCTTGCAGCAACAAGGGTTTCAGGGCGAGGTGGTGGCCGTGTCTACCCATGGGTACTTGCCTAGGCCGTACCTTTCCGGGAGGGCAGACACAGGCTTCGGGGACCGGTTGGCGCAAGCTCCTACCCTTCTGGACATGGTGCGTCTGTTTAACCAAACCCTCAAGGCCAACCAAGGCCAGGGCTGGGAGGAGATGGTCAATGGCATACGGCCGCATACGCATGCACTTTGGCAACGGCTGACCTTAGCTGAGCAGCGGACCTTCCTCTCCAGGCTGAGTTCGCTCTGGGGAGTGGTTCGGCACCGGCTCCCTCCTGAGGTGTACGCCAGCCTGCAGGAAATGCAACAGAAAGGACAACTGCAGGTACTGGCGGGCAGGGTGCAGTCGCTCACCGTAGAGAAGGGGCGCCTGGCGGTAGCAGTACAACCCAGGTCTGGCCAGCCAAGGATTACCCTTCTGGCAGACCGCGTCATCAACTGTACCGGGCCGCAGCTTACGTATCCTGCCCTGCAAGATCCCCTGGTCCAGTCCATTCTTCAGCAGGGCCTGGCGCTGGCGCATCCGCTGCAAATGGGATTGCAGACAGACGGCATGGGGAGCCTGCTCCAGAATGATGGCACGCCAAGCCAGGGGTTGTTCACGCTGGGCTCCAGCAGAAGGGGATCACTTTGGGAAAGCAACGCCGTAGCCGAGCTACGGGAGCAGGCCCACCAACTGGCGCACCACATGTCTCAGCCGTTTTCTGGCTATTTTCTGGAAAACAGGCCAAAAACGGAGCCAACGGCTTCTGTCTAA
- a CDS encoding ATP-binding protein, with the protein MTNFIRVSCDRKNLKTIRAFVTETLAPVPLSAITLNQIILAVDEICANMIIHANQEDGSKFMCLEISYDDREVVFELSDNGIAFEQAHYREPDIIDNIKMGKKGGVGVALVNRIMDKVEYTQQGSTNICRLYKLIS; encoded by the coding sequence ATGACTAATTTCATTCGGGTCAGTTGTGACAGGAAAAACCTGAAAACCATCCGGGCGTTTGTCACGGAAACCCTGGCCCCTGTCCCTTTGTCTGCCATCACCTTGAACCAGATCATTCTGGCCGTGGATGAAATCTGCGCCAACATGATCATTCATGCCAACCAGGAAGATGGCAGTAAATTCATGTGTCTGGAGATCTCTTATGATGACCGCGAGGTGGTCTTTGAGCTCTCAGACAACGGCATTGCCTTTGAGCAGGCCCACTACCGAGAGCCAGACATCATTGACAACATCAAAATGGGCAAGAAAGGCGGCGTGGGCGTGGCGCTGGTCAACAGAATCATGGACAAGGTAGAGTACACCCAGCAGGGCTCTACCAACATCTGCCGGCTGTACAAGCTTATTTCATAG
- a CDS encoding DUF3108 domain-containing protein produces MRAPYKLLFLTGFLGTILSGFAVKDSMRVIDNDSFKSGETLQYKVHYGVINAGEAVINVAPTLHRVNNRTCYQASVNGKTTGSFDFFHRVRDSWTSYIDTAAIVPQRFVRSIEEGRYRKKEYSDFDHFANKVSVTDSRDNRKNANYNVPDNVQDMVSGFYFLRTLKLHNYKPGDTFKVQGFLDDEVFNLIVTYKGKEVVETKAGKIRAHRLVPRMPANKLFSGEDAISVYLSDDNNKIPVLIQAEMFVGAVKVDLYKYSGLQSRLSVVR; encoded by the coding sequence ATGCGTGCACCATACAAACTTCTCTTCCTAACTGGGTTCCTGGGAACCATTCTCAGCGGTTTTGCCGTCAAAGACTCCATGCGGGTCATAGACAATGACAGCTTCAAGTCAGGCGAGACCCTTCAATACAAAGTACACTACGGGGTCATCAACGCCGGCGAGGCGGTCATCAACGTGGCCCCTACCCTGCACCGCGTGAACAACCGTACCTGCTACCAGGCCTCTGTGAACGGCAAGACCACCGGCTCCTTTGACTTCTTCCACCGCGTGCGCGACTCCTGGACTTCTTACATAGACACCGCCGCCATTGTGCCACAGCGCTTTGTGCGCAGCATTGAAGAAGGACGTTATAGAAAGAAGGAGTACAGTGATTTTGACCATTTCGCCAACAAAGTCTCTGTCACAGACAGCCGCGACAACCGCAAAAACGCAAACTACAACGTGCCAGACAACGTGCAGGACATGGTGAGCGGCTTCTACTTCCTGCGCACCCTCAAACTGCACAACTACAAGCCCGGCGACACCTTTAAGGTACAGGGTTTCCTGGATGACGAGGTGTTCAACCTGATTGTGACCTACAAAGGCAAAGAGGTGGTAGAAACCAAGGCTGGTAAAATTCGCGCTCACCGTCTGGTGCCGCGCATGCCCGCCAACAAACTGTTCAGCGGCGAAGACGCCATCTCCGTCTACCTCTCAGATGACAACAACAAGATTCCCGTGCTCATTCAGGCCGAGATGTTTGTAGGAGCCGTGAAGGTAGATTTGTACAAGTACAGCGGCTTGCAAAGCAGATTAAGTGTAGTGAGGTAA
- a CDS encoding peptidylprolyl isomerase, with protein MKTRINFSILLKSMFALALACTLGNQAQAQQTILLDNIIARVGGHIVLRSELELQQAQAVSQGYQATQELRCSILQSMIQNKVLLTRAEVDSVIVEQAQVDGELEQRLSYMVAQVGGPEKLEAYFNKPMSQIREDLRKSMRENLTIQKMEKEIAGKIKVTPKEVKQFFLQIPQDSLPYYSTEVEVGQIVKIAQIGGAQKAQARKQLEEIRKRIVNGEDFAALAKQYSQDPASAAEGGNLGFFKRRELVPEYEAAALKLKPGEMSPVIESMFGFHLIQLIEVRGEEYNSRHILIKPATAQVDMQATAQALDSIKALIQKDSTTFAKAAKDFSDDMTSKGNGGMLTLGNSPTTYLPVDKLDPAIFFVIDTMQVGSISAPLPYRTEDGKEALRILYLKSKTPPHQANLKDDYQKIAAAALSNKRNKAINEWFEKNKSTVFVDVAPDFQACKLDE; from the coding sequence ATGAAAACCCGTATTAACTTTTCTATTCTTTTAAAAAGCATGTTTGCGCTGGCGTTAGCCTGCACCCTGGGCAACCAGGCACAGGCGCAACAGACCATCTTGCTGGACAATATCATTGCCCGCGTGGGCGGCCACATTGTGTTGCGGTCAGAACTGGAGTTGCAGCAGGCCCAGGCGGTCAGCCAAGGATATCAGGCCACGCAGGAACTGCGCTGCAGCATCCTGCAGTCCATGATCCAGAACAAGGTACTCTTGACCCGTGCCGAAGTAGACTCCGTGATAGTGGAACAAGCCCAGGTAGACGGGGAGCTAGAGCAGCGCCTAAGCTACATGGTGGCCCAGGTGGGCGGACCAGAGAAACTGGAGGCCTACTTTAACAAGCCCATGAGCCAGATCAGGGAAGACCTGCGCAAAAGCATGCGGGAGAACCTGACCATCCAGAAAATGGAAAAGGAGATAGCCGGCAAAATCAAGGTGACGCCCAAAGAAGTGAAGCAGTTCTTCCTCCAGATTCCGCAAGACAGCCTCCCGTATTACTCTACCGAAGTAGAAGTGGGCCAGATTGTGAAGATTGCCCAGATTGGCGGCGCCCAAAAGGCTCAGGCCAGAAAGCAGCTGGAAGAAATCAGAAAGCGCATTGTGAACGGTGAGGACTTTGCCGCGCTGGCCAAGCAATACTCGCAAGACCCGGCCTCTGCCGCAGAGGGGGGCAACCTTGGCTTTTTCAAGCGCCGCGAGTTGGTACCAGAATATGAGGCTGCTGCCCTTAAATTAAAGCCAGGCGAGATGTCTCCGGTGATTGAGTCTATGTTCGGGTTTCACCTGATCCAGCTGATTGAAGTGCGCGGCGAAGAATACAACTCTCGTCACATCTTAATCAAGCCCGCCACCGCGCAGGTAGACATGCAAGCCACCGCCCAGGCTTTGGATAGCATTAAAGCTTTGATCCAAAAAGACAGCACCACGTTTGCCAAGGCCGCCAAAGACTTCTCAGATGACATGACCAGCAAAGGCAACGGCGGCATGCTTACTCTGGGTAACAGCCCTACCACGTACCTGCCCGTAGACAAACTGGACCCGGCCATTTTCTTTGTCATTGACACCATGCAGGTAGGCAGCATCAGTGCTCCCCTGCCGTACCGCACAGAAGACGGCAAAGAGGCCCTCCGCATCTTGTACCTGAAATCCAAGACACCTCCGCATCAGGCGAATTTGAAAGACGATTATCAGAAGATAGCCGCCGCCGCCCTGAGCAACAAACGCAACAAAGCCATCAATGAGTGGTTTGAGAAAAACAAGAGCACTGTGTTTGTAGACGTGGCCCCAGACTTTCAGGCTTGTAAATTAGACGAGTAA
- a CDS encoding response regulator transcription factor yields the protein MQVQAKYKVLVVDDDPDIVELLQYNLEKEGYEVAQAGNGKEAQDVARTFKPDIILLDVMMPVMDGITACRQFRDNPKFKDTRILFLTARSEEFSEVAAFDAGADDFIVKPIKPRALISRLAAFVRRDNQQTDVTPVIEIGDLRIDRTSFNVQRGDQKITLPKKEFELLAFLAATPNKVFSRDELLNNVWGNDVFVIARTVDVHIRKVREKIGEDQIKTIKGVGYKFNTD from the coding sequence ATGCAAGTTCAAGCTAAATACAAGGTTTTGGTAGTAGATGATGATCCAGATATTGTAGAATTGCTGCAGTACAACCTGGAGAAGGAAGGTTATGAGGTAGCGCAGGCCGGCAACGGCAAAGAAGCCCAGGACGTGGCCCGCACCTTCAAGCCAGACATCATTCTGCTGGACGTCATGATGCCCGTCATGGATGGCATCACCGCCTGCCGCCAGTTCAGGGACAATCCCAAGTTCAAAGACACCCGCATTCTCTTTTTGACCGCTCGTTCTGAGGAATTCTCTGAGGTGGCTGCTTTTGACGCCGGCGCCGATGATTTCATTGTTAAGCCCATCAAACCCCGGGCGCTCATTAGCAGACTGGCGGCCTTCGTTCGCCGGGACAACCAGCAGACCGATGTAACTCCTGTCATTGAGATTGGCGATCTGCGCATTGACCGAACCAGCTTTAACGTACAACGCGGCGACCAGAAAATCACCTTGCCCAAGAAAGAATTTGAACTGCTGGCGTTTCTGGCGGCCACGCCCAACAAGGTGTTCAGCCGGGACGAGTTGTTGAACAACGTCTGGGGCAATGATGTGTTTGTGATTGCGCGCACCGTAGACGTGCACATTAGAAAAGTGCGTGAGAAAATAGGCGAAGACCAAATAAAGACCATCAAAGGCGTTGGCTACAAATTCAACACCGACTAA